The Arctopsyche grandis isolate Sample6627 chromosome 5, ASM5162203v2, whole genome shotgun sequence genome includes a window with the following:
- the ric8a gene encoding ric8 guanine nucleotide exchange factor A: MDDKINVLLSGDISAATPILEKLIQLNNGSFKFPELDVDNLRPQLWCALFDYLKNPKMTNVHQLCLSNIRILSREKTQLDDIVCESWINILLEMSGLYQLTVVEDDESHADQTPSDNIIIESLKCLCNLVFNSKAVQDLCQKNCMNEGIICRLRTYRERNIPHEIKYFDMKLLFAITALCPAVREKVKNEYHGFAYLIESLDELLKDLLPLTPAFQNTQSRDHPYFINDTELDLSCEILKTLFNLILQNKNSNFDEDDETYILRLMIICHSLLLCKTSSNDKKNELHSNIVNFFTGVPNSCYDELAPLVANFKTYSKDYEFEGRNMKAVHTLIEFLQHKLSTIQNVATWQYENLSPILSVMHKAASGSRYLRKYLRSVILPPLTDVHTRPEEGDSIRSQLCRLLTTPVTHVRDLTAEFLLILCKENVGRMIKYTGYGNAAGHFANRGLLGPNRQSGGESQYSSDSEDSDTEEYLAMRHTVNPVTGCYEPPRIDPMAGCTEEQKEYEAMKLVNLMDQLSRAGVIQPCRVGPDGRPEPVEHVLQLQEDLPNQQVQNQKS; the protein is encoded by the exons ATGGATGACAAAATCAACGTATTATTAAGCGGTGACATTTCAGCAGCAACGCCCATACTTGAGAAATTGATCCAATTA AATAATGGATCGTTTAAATTCCCCGAATTGGATGTTGACAACCTCAGGCCTCAATTGTGGTGCGCTCTATTTGATTaccttaaaaatccaaaaatgaCAAATGTTCATCAATTATGCCTATCTAATATCAGGATCTTAAG tCGAGAAAAAACGCAATTAGACGATATCGTTTGCGAAAGTTGGATCAACATTTTGTTAGAAATGAGCGGATTGTATCAACTAACGGTCGTAGAAGATGACGAATCCCACGCCGATCAAACGCCTAGTgacaatattataatagaatcgCTCAAGTGTCTTTGCAATCTTGTATTCAACAGCAAAGCCGTTCAAGATTTATGCCAAAAGAATTGCATGAACGAAGGAATCATCTGTCGGCTGCGAACGTACAGAGAGAGAAACATTCCCCACGAAATCAAATACTTCGATATGAAGCTGCTTTTCGCCATAACCGCTCTTTGTCCCGCAGTCAGAGAAAAGGTCAAAAATGAATATCACGGATTCGCCTACTTGATCGAAAGCCTAGATGAATTACTAAAAGATCTACTACCGTTAACGCCGGCTTTTCAAAACACACAATCCAGAGATCATCCGTATTTCATCAAC GACACCGAGTTAGATCTATCGTGTGAAATTCTCAAGACTCTCTTCAATCTTATACTTCAAAATAAAAACTCCAATTTTGATGAAGATGACGAGACGTACATTTTGCGGCTTATGATAATATGTCATTCCTTACTCTTGTGCAAGACTTCATCGAATGATAAGAAAAATGAACTTCACAGTAACATTGTTAATTTCTTCACCGG TGTGCCCAATTCTTGCTACGACGAGCTGGCTCCGTTGGTCGCCAATTTCAAAACCTACAGTAAAGATTATGAGTTTGAAGGAAGAAACATGAAAGCCGTTCACACTTTAATCGAATTTCTTCAACACAAACTGTCGACTATTCag AACGTGGCTACGTGGCAATATGAAAATCTATCGCCCATTTTGAGCGTCATGCACAAAGCAGCCAGCGGTTCTCGATATTTGCGCAAGTATTTGCGCTCCGTAATATTACCACCACTCACAGACGTTCACACCCGCCCTGAAGAAGGCGACAGCATCAGAAGTCAGCTCTGTCGTTTGCTTACAACTCCCGTCACCCACGTGCGAGACCTGACTGCCGAGTTCTTACTCATCCTATGCAAAGAAAACG TTGGAAGAATGATCAAGTATACCGGTTATGGAAATGCCGCCGGTCATTTTGCCAATAGAGGACTGCTGGGCCCCAATAGACAGAGCGGAGGAGAGTCCCAGTATTCATCCGACAGTGAAGATAGCGATACAGAAGAATATCTCGCTATGAGACATACCGTCAATCCCGTCACGGGTTGTTACGAACCGCCTCGGATCGATCCAATGGCTGGTTGTACGGAAGAGCAG AAAGAGTACGAGGCGATGAAGCTCGTTAATTTGATGGATCAGCTAAGTAGGGCCGGAGTGATTCAACC